From Glycine max cultivar Williams 82 chromosome 11, Glycine_max_v4.0, whole genome shotgun sequence, the proteins below share one genomic window:
- the LOC100780614 gene encoding uncharacterized protein LOC100780614, with the protein MGFAFSFGSLAGLVSSSDFATPNKEIQWLGSVFTGIIFCVIVYRLTAILSSLLFKGYDKLSSAQKIEWNNRGFSTFHALFASFMSFYLLVLSDIFNKDSHEELIINRSSTFSNLVLGISIGYFLADLAMILWHFPALGGLEYVLHHGLSMFSIIQSLLSGQGLIYILMVLFSESTTPFVNLRWHLDIAGLKSSKLYVWNGIALFFGWLIARIFLFMFFFIHMWTHFDEVKEIFPLGFYSLLVVPPMLAMMNLFWFWKIAKGLVKTISKAKHSK; encoded by the exons ATGGGATTTGCTTTCTCTTTTGGTTCCTTGGCTGGTTTGGTTTCCTCTTCTGACTTTGCTACCCCAAATAAAGAAATTCAATGGCTGGGGTCTGTCTTCACTGGCATCATCTTCTGTGTTATT GTTTATAGATTGACTGCTATTTTGAGTTCTCTGTTGTTCAAGGGATATGACAAATTGAGTAGTGCACAGAAAATTGAATGGAATAACCG GGGATTCTCAACATTTCATGCTCTGTTTGCATCGTTTATGTCATTTTACCTCTTGGTGTTATCAGATATTTTCAACAAGGATTCACATGAAGAACTCATTATTAATAGATCATCCACTTTCTCAAATTTGGTACTGGGG ATTTCTATAGGTTATTTTCTAGCAGATCTGGCAATGATTCTTTGGCATTTTCCAGCTTTAGGAGGTCTGGAATAC GTTTTACACCATGGGCTGTCCATGTTTTCTATTATCCAATCTTTGCTAAGTGGCCAAGGACTGATCTACATACTAATGGTTCTTTTCTCTGAGAGCACAACTCCTTTTGTAAATCTAAGATG GCACTTGGATATTGCTGGTCTTAAGAGCTCCAAACTTTACGTCTGGAATGGCATTGCTTTGTTCTTCGGGTGGTTG ATTGCAAGGATTTTCCTattcatgttcttttttatCCACATGTGGACCCATTTTGACGAG GTTAAGGAGATCTTCCCATTGGGTTTTTACAGCTTGCTTGTGGTGCCTCCAATGTTGGCAATGATGAATTTGTTTTGGTTCTGGAAAATTGCCAAGGGTTTGGTTAAAACTATATCAAAAGCAAAACATAGCAAATGA